One window of Medicago truncatula cultivar Jemalong A17 chromosome 2, MtrunA17r5.0-ANR, whole genome shotgun sequence genomic DNA carries:
- the LOC11412084 gene encoding pEARLI1-like lipid transfer protein 2 produces the protein MGSKGVGSIFIIFLNLLLVSTLVASHTPRRPPPPPCLSTPPPVDTPSTPPPSTPPSPSPPIITPSAPPPSTPPPTTPPSTPPSIPRTPPSTPPPIPVTPPQNCNLLNLNICAKVLNNVVVLNPRNNRCCTLISGLVDLDAAVCVCAALKANIIGISVNINADLKIILNSCGVNTPAGFTCRR, from the exons GTCTCTACTCTTGTTGCCAGTCATACTCCTAGGagaccaccaccaccaccatgtcTTTCCACACCACCACCTGTTGATACTCCTTCAACACCACCAC CTTCGACACCTCCTTCTCCATCACCACCTATCATAACTCCTTCCGCACCTCCACCTTCGACACCCCCACCTACGACACCTCCTTCCACACCACCGTCAATTCCTAGGACACCTCCTTCTACACCACCACCGATTCCGGTGACACCCCCGCAAAATTGTAACCTTTTAAACTTGAACATTTGCGCCAAAGTATTGAATAATGTAGTTGTGCTCAACCCACGAAACAATCGTTGTTGTACCCTCATCAGCGGCCTTGTTGATCTAGATGCCGCTGTGTGTGTTTGCGCTGCACTCAAAGCTAATATCATAGGAATAAGTGTTAACATCAATGCTGACTTGAAAATAATCTTGAACAGTTGTGGGGTTAATACGCCCGCTGGTTTCACATGTAGACGTTAA